One Choloepus didactylus isolate mChoDid1 chromosome 8, mChoDid1.pri, whole genome shotgun sequence DNA window includes the following coding sequences:
- the LOC119542223 gene encoding keratin, type II cytoskeletal 6A-like translates to MDGEFRQGNSSDISGTLQNGSQHLLVTHNHALRSSCLRFPQPSSLQGTMSSKSTMRIQSSRSHRGFTTSSARLPGAGRSGFSSVSVSRSRGSGGLGGVHGGAGFGSRSLYGLGGSTRISIGGGSCAIRSGYGGRVGGGFGLGGGAGSGFGFGGGASSGFGFGGGAGFGGGYGGSGFPVCPPGGIQEVTVNQTLLTPLNLEIDPTIQRVKNEEREQIKTLNNKFASFIDKVRFLEQQNKVLETKWTLLQEHGPKTVSQSLEPLFEQYINNLRRQLDQIQGERLRLESERKSMQDVVEDMKNKYEDEINKRTAAENEFVTLKKDVDAAYMNNTELQARRDALGQEIDFLRVLYEAELSQMQTQVSDMSVVLSMDNNRNLDLDSIIAEVKAQYEDIAQRSRAEAESWYQSKYEELQVTAGRHGDDLRNTKQEIAEMNRIIQRLRSEIDNVKKQNANLQAAIADAEQRGEMALKDAKIKLESLEDALQKAKQDMAQLLKEYQDLLNVKLALDVEIATYRKLLEGEECRLQGEGVGQVNISVVQSTVSSGYGGAGGVGSGLALGGGSSYSYSSGHSLGGGFSSGSGRGIGGGLSSSGGGSSSIKYTTTSSSSRKSYRH, encoded by the exons GCACTCTACAGAATGGAAGCCAACACCTGCTTGTGACACACAACCATG CTCTACGCTCCAGCTGCTTGCGCTTTCCTCAGCCTTCATCTCTTCAGGGAACCATGTCTAGCAAATCCACCATGAGGATCCAGAGCAGCAGGAGCCACCGTGGCTTCACCACCAGCTCAGCCAGACTCCCTGGGGCCGGCCGCTCCGGCTTCAGCAGCGTCTCTGTGTCCCGCTCCAGGGGCAGTGGTGGCCTGGGTGGAGTGCACGGAGGAGCTGGCTTTGGGAGCCGGAGCCTCTATGGCCTGGGCGGCTCCACGAGGATCTCCATTGGAGGGGGCAGCTGTGCCATCAGGAGTGGATATGGTGGCAGAGTTGGAGGAGGCTTTGGCCTTGGAGGAGGAGCCGGGAGTGGATTTGGTTTTGGCGGTGGAGCCAGTAGTGGCTTTGGCTTTGGTGGTGGGGCTGGATTTGGTGGTGGCTATGGCGGCTCTGGCTTCCCCGTCTGCCCCCCTGGAGGCATCCAAGAGGTCACTGTCAACCAGACTCTCCTCACCCCTCTGAACCTGGAAATCGACCCTACCATCCAGCGGGTGAAGAACGAGGAGCGCGAACAGATCAAGACCCTCAACAACAAGTTTGCCTCCTTCATTGACAAG GTGCGCTTCCTGGAGCAGCAGAACAAGGTTCTGGAGACCAAATGGACCCTGCTCCAGGAGCACGGCCCCAAGACCGTGAGCCAGAGCCTGGAGCCTCTGTTTGAGCAGTACATCAACAATCTCAGGAGGCAGCTGGACCAAATCCAGGGGGAGAGACTTCGCCTGGAATCAGAGCGGAAAAGCATGCAGGACGTCGTGGAGGACATGAAGAACAA ATATGAAGATGAAATCAACAAGCGCACAGCAGCAGAGAATGAATTTGTGACTCTGAAGAAG GATGTTGATGCTGCCTACATGAATAACACTGAACTGCAAGCCAGGAGGGATGCTCTTGGACAGGAGATCGATTTCCTGAGGGTCCTATATGAGGCG GAACTGTCTCAGATGCAGACCCAAGTCTCAGACATGTCCGTGGTCCTCTCCATGGACAACAACCGCAACCTGGACCTGGACAGCATCATCGCCGAGGTCAAGGCCCAGTACGAGGACATCGCCCAGAGGAGCCGGGCCGAGGCCGAGTCCTGGTACCAGTCCAAG TATGAAGAGCTGCAGGTCACGGCAGGAAGACATGGGGACGACCTGCGCAACACCAAGCAGGAGATTGCTGAGATGAACCGCATCATCCAGAGACTGAGATCAGAGATTGACAATGTCAAGAAGCAG AATGCCAATCTGCAGGCCGCCATCGCTGATGCTGAGCAGCGTGGGGAGATGGCTCTCAAGGATGCCAAGATTAAGCTGGAAAGTCTGGAGGATGCCCTGCAAAAGGCAAAGCAGGACATGGCCCAGTTACTGAAGGAGTACCAGGATCTCTTGAATGTCAAGCTGGCCCTGGACGTGGAGATTGCCACCTACAGGAAGCTGCTGGAAGGGGAGGAGTGCAG GCTGCAAGGGGAAGGCGTTGGACAGGTCAACATCT CAGTGGTGCAGTCCACCGTCTCCAGTGGCTATGGTGGCGCCGGTGGTGTCGGCAGTGGCTTAGCCCTGGGTGGAGGCAGCAGCTACTCCTACAGCAGTGGTCACAGCCTTGGAGGTGGCTTCAGTTCCGGCAGTGGCAGAGGCATCGGCGGTGGCCTCAGCTCTTCCGGGGGCGGCAGTTCCAGCATCAAATATACCACCACCTCATCCTCCAGCCGGAAGAGCTACAGGCACTGA